A single region of the Brassica rapa cultivar Chiifu-401-42 chromosome A03, CAAS_Brap_v3.01, whole genome shotgun sequence genome encodes:
- the LOC103856157 gene encoding F-box/kelch-repeat protein At5g15710 has protein sequence MERLGFWGLLMGSVEKSSDSRKLVTCSKNRDEESSSSSSSASPLKRSLSRNTSPSRQIVVKTKPRGLEEETVASFGKQVVAADVPMEESIWAMLPEDLLNEILARLPPFMIFRIRSVCKKWNLILQDNSFLKFHSNVSSHGPCLLTFWKNSPQVPQCSVFSLPLKTWYKVPFTFLPSWAFWLVGSSGGLVCFSGLDGLTFRTLVCNPLMQSWRILPSMHYNQQRQLIMVVDRSEKSFKVIATSDIYGDKSLPTEVYDSKTNKWSLHQIMPAVNLCSSKMAYCDSRLYLETLSPLGLMMYRLDTGQWEHIPAKFPRSLLDGYLVAGTQKRLFLVGRIGLYSTLQSMRIWELDHTKVSWVEISRMPPKYFRALLRLSAERFECFGQDNLICFTSWNQGKGLLYNVDKKIWSWISGCALQSCNSQVCFYEPRFDASGN, from the coding sequence ATGGAACGTCTCGGGTTTTGGGGATTGCTGATGGGTAGTGTTGAAAAGTCATCAGATTCTCGAAAGTTAGTTACTTGCTCGAAGAATCGAGACGAAgagagtagtagtagtagtagttcaGCTTCACCGTTGAAGCGTTCTTTGTCGAGGAACACGAGCCCCTCTAGGCAGATAGTTGTCAAGACGAAGCCTCGCGGTCTAGAGGAGGAAACAGTAGCTTCGTTTGGCAAACAAGTTGTTGCTGCTGATGTACCTATGGAAGAGAGTATATGGGCGATGCTTCCTGAGGATCTGCTGAACGAGATCTTAGCTAGGCTGCCGCCGTTTATGATATTTCGAATCCGTTCCGTTTGTAAAAAATGGAACTTGATTCTTCAGGACAACAGTTTCCTCAAGTTTCACTCTAACGTGTCCTCTCACGGACCTTGTCTCCTCACGTTTTGGAAGAACTCGCCTCAGGTTCCGCAGTGCTCGGTGTTCAGCTTGCCGTTGAAGACGTGGTACAAAGTCCCCTTCACGTTTTTGCCTTCGTGGGCGTTTTGGCTGGTTGGATCTTCAGGTGGGCTCGTTTGCTTCTCGGGGCTCGATGGTTTGACTTTCAGAACTTTGGTGTGCAATCCGTTGATGCAGAGCTGGAGGATTCTCCCGAGTATGCACTATAACCAGCAGAGGCAGCTGATTATGGTTGTGGATCGTTCTGAAAAGTCGTTTAAAGTCATAGCCACAAGTGATATCTACGGAGATAAGTCGCTTCCTACCGAAGTTTATGATTCCAAGACTAACAAATGGTCTTTGCATCAGATAATGCCTGCGGTGAACTTATGCTCTTCAAAAATGGCTTATTGTGATTCAAGATTGTATCTAGAAACTCTCTCGCCTCTTGGTTTGATGATGTACCGGCTTGACACAGGGCAATGGGAACACATCCCAGCTAAGTTCCCGAGATCTCTGTTGGATGGTTACTTAGTCGCTGGGACTCAGAAGAGATTGTTTCTCGTGGGGAGGATTGGTCTCTACAGTACCTTACAAAGCATGAGGATATGGGAGCTTGATCACACAAAGGTTTCTTGGGTGGAGATAAGTAGAATGCCGCCAAAGTACTTCCGAGCGCTTCTGAGACTTTCGGCTGAGAGGTTTGAGTGCTTTGGACAAGATAATTTGATCTGCTTCACGTCGTGGAATCAAGGGAAAGGTCTTTTGTACAATGTGGATAAGAAGATTTGGTCTTGGATCTCCGGGTGTGCTCTTCAGTCTTGTAATAGTCAAGTGTGTTTTTATGAGCCAAGATTTGATGCATCTGGCAATTGA
- the LOC103856158 gene encoding GDSL esterase/lipase 7 yields MRSFTTTSSSAPNTISICHIHNHISLHIPINITSFSSKLGQKERSMKTLLLFSKTKMKSLLFCVVFLELVWFGYCHDQSRNHHPLAPAFFIFGDSLVDSGNNNYIPTLAKANYLPYGIDFGFPSGRFCNGRTVVDYGAMYLGLPLVPPYLSPVSIGGNVLKGLNYASAAAGILDETGQHYGARTTLNGQISQFEMTIQLQLQPFFQNPADLRKYLAKSIIAINIGSNDYINNYLMPDRYSSSQIYGGKEYAILLIKTLSAQISRLYNLGARKMVLAGSGPLGCIPSQLSMVRGKNSSGCVTKINNLISMFNSRLQDLPNTLNKTLPGSFFIYQNFYDLFHDMVVNPSRYGLVIANKACCGGGRYGGALTCLPLQQPCLDRHHYVFWDAFHPTEIANKIIAKNTFSKSTKYSYPISFYELAKL; encoded by the exons ATGAGATCATTTACCACGACCAGTTCTTCTGCACCAAACACTATCTCAATATGTCACATACACAACCATATTTCCCTCCATATCCCCATAAATATTACAAGCTTCTCTTCTAAGCTAGGACAGAAAGAGAGAAGCATGAAGACTTTGTTGTTGTTTagcaaaacaaaaatgaagagtTTGTTGTTTTGTGTTGTGTTCTTGGAGCTTGTCTGGTTTGGTTATTGCCATGACCAATCTAGAAACCATCATCCCCTTGCTCCAGCGTTCTTCATCTTTGGAGATTCTTTAGTTGACAGTGGAAACAACAATTACATTCCCACTCTAGCAAAAGCTAACTATCTCCCATATGGAATTGATTTTGGCTTCCCCAGTGGCCGTTTCTGCAATGGCCGTACAGTTGTTGATTATGGAG CAATGTACCTCGGTTTGCCATTGGTGCCACCATATCTATCTCCAGTATCAATTGGGGGAAACGTCTTGAAAGGGCTTAACTATGCATCTGCAGCAGCTGGGATTCTAGATGAAACTGGTCAACATTAT GGAGCAAGAACTACACTCAATGGACAGATATCACAGTTTGAGATGACTATCCAGCTACAGCTCCAGCCATTCTTTCAAAACCCTGCAGACCTTAGAAAGTATCTTGCGAAATCGATAATTGCGATTAATATAGGAAGCAATGATTACATCAACAACTACCTTATGCCTGATAGATACTCAAGCAGCCAAATCTACGGTGGAAAGGAGTATGCAATTCTCCTGATCAAGACTCTCTCAGCTCAAATATCA AGACTATACAACTTAGGTGCAAGAAAAATGGTGTTAGCTGGATCAGGACCGTTAGGCTGCATACCGAGTCAGTTATCTATGGTAAGAGGCAAGAACAGCAGCGGGTGTGTGACAAAGATCAACAATTTGATTTCAATGTTCAATAGCCGACTGCAAGATCTACCAAACACTCTCAACAAAACTCTTCCAGGGTCATTCTTTATCTATCAGAACTTCTATGATCTCTTTCATGACATGGTTGTTAATCCCTCTAGATATG GTCTTGTTATAGCAAACAAAGCATGCTGTGGTGGTGGAAGATATGGAGGAGCGTTAACATGCCTTCCATTGCAGCAACCGTGCTTGGATAGGCATCACTATGTCTTCTGGGATGCATTTCATCCAACAGAGATTGCCAACAAAATCATAGCTAAGAATACATTCAGCAAGTCTACCAAATACTCTTACCCTATCAGTTTCTATGAGCTGGCTAAGCTGTGA
- the LOC103856159 gene encoding rhamnogalacturonan I rhamnosyltransferase 1 isoform X2 codes for MCKTDKFLYHRKLWEMKVRLLGETKVEKLRNSFVSRSRMSLWMIRAVTILLLWSCFVHLMALGEMWGPRLFKGWPSCFSQHDLSTVEEMGSLPAKISLPPKRVYQNNGYLMVSCNGGLNQMRAAICDMVTVARFMNVTLIVPELDKTSFWNDPSEFKDIFDVDHFITSLRDEVRILKELPPRLKKRVELGMHHEMPPISWSNMSYYQNQILPLVKKHKVLHLNKTDSRLANNGLPVEVQKLRCRVNFNGLKFTPQIEELGRRVVNILREKGPFLVLHLRYEMDMLAFSGCSHGCNPEEEEELTRMRYAYPWWKEKVINSEVKRKEGLCPLTPEETALTLTALGIDRNVQLYIAAGEIYGGERRMKALTDAFPNVVRKETLLDSSDLDFCRNHSSQMAALDYLVAVESDIFVPTNDGNMARVVEGHRRFLGFKKTIQLNRKFLVKLIDEYTEGLLTWDVFSSMVKAFHSTRMGSPKRRLVIPNKPKEEDYFYANPQECLQLLDEPLRVI; via the exons ATGTGTAAAACGGACAAGTTTCTTTACCACAGGAAACTCTGGGAGATGAAAGTTAGGCTTTTAGGAGAGACCAAGGTTGAGAAACTTAGGAACTCCTTTGTCTCCAGGTCTCGTATGAGCCTGTGGATGATTCGTGCTGTTACCATATTGTTGCTCTGGAGCTGTTTCGTTCATTTGATGGCTTTGGGAGAGATGTGGGGGCCTAGATTGTTCAAAGGTTGGCCGTCTTGTTTCAGTCAACATGATCTGTCCACGGTTGAAGAGATGGGGTCTCTTCCTGCTAAGATCTCCCTTCCGCCTAAAA GGGTATATCAGAACAATGGTTATCTTATGGTTTCATGTAATGGAGGACTCAATCAAATGCGAGCAGCT ATATGCGATATGGTAACTGTTGCAAGATTCATGAATGTCACACTTATTGTGCCTGAGCTTGACAAGACCTCTTTTTGGAACGATCCAAG TGAGTTTAAAGACATATTCGATGTGGATCACTTCATAACTTCGTTAAGAGATGAAGTTCGTATACTAAAAGAGTTGCCTCCAAGGCTTAAGAAAAGAGTTGAGCTTGGAATGCACCACGAAATGCCTCCTATTAGTTGGTCAAACATGTCTTACTACCAAAACCAG ATTCTTCCACTGGTAAAGAAGCATAAGGTGCTACACCTTAACAAAACAGACTCACGGCTCGCTAATAATGGACTGCCTGTGGAGGTCCAGAAGCTGAGGTGCAGAGTGAATTTCAACGGGCTTAAGTTTACTCCTCAAATTGAAGAATTAGGTAGACGGGTAGTCAATATTCTGAGAGAGAAAGGTCCCTTTCTCGTCCTGCATCTCAGATACGAGATGGATATGTTAGCATTTTCCGGTTGCTCACATGGTTGCAAccctgaggaagaagaagaactaaCAAGAATGAG ATATGCTTATCCATGGTGGAAAGAGAAAGTCATAAACTCTGAGGTGAAGAGGAAAGAAGGCCTTTGTCCGTTAACTCCTGAGGAAACTGCTCTCACGCTGACTGCGTTAGGCATTGACCGTAACGTTCAACTTTACATAGCTGCTGGTGAAATCTACGGTGGTGAGAGGCGGATGAAGGCTTTAACAGACGCTTTTCCAAATGTG GTCCGGAAAGAAACATTACTTGATTCCTCTGATCTTGATTTTTGTCGGAACCATTCATCTCAAATGGCTGCACTTGATTACCTAGTGGCTGTTGAGAGCGATATATTTGTTCCAACTAATGATGGGAACATGGCAAGAGTCGTTGAAGGTCATCGCAG GTTCTTGGGATTTAAGAAGACAATTCAGCTGAATAGGAAGTTCCTAGTTAAGTTGATAGATGAATATACCGAAGGGTTGTTGACTTGGGATGTGTTCTCGTCCATGGTGAAGGCGTTTCACTCTACTCGAATGGGAAGCCCGAAGAGACGGTTAGTGATTCCCAATAAACCGAAGGAAGAAGACTACTTCTACGCCAACCCGCAAGAATGTCTGCAGCTGTTAGATGAACCATTGAGAGTCATTTGA
- the LOC103856159 gene encoding rhamnogalacturonan I rhamnosyltransferase 1 isoform X1 — MCKTDKFLYHRKLWEMKVRLLGETKVEKLRNSFVSRSRMSLWMIRAVTILLLWSCFVHLMALGEMWGPRLFKGWPSCFSQHDLSTVEEMGSLPAKISLPPKRVYQNNGYLMVSCNGGLNQMRAAICDMVTVARFMNVTLIVPELDKTSFWNDPRCVCHHFKLLLELCFYFPLLNLFLLWGSEFKDIFDVDHFITSLRDEVRILKELPPRLKKRVELGMHHEMPPISWSNMSYYQNQILPLVKKHKVLHLNKTDSRLANNGLPVEVQKLRCRVNFNGLKFTPQIEELGRRVVNILREKGPFLVLHLRYEMDMLAFSGCSHGCNPEEEEELTRMRYAYPWWKEKVINSEVKRKEGLCPLTPEETALTLTALGIDRNVQLYIAAGEIYGGERRMKALTDAFPNVVRKETLLDSSDLDFCRNHSSQMAALDYLVAVESDIFVPTNDGNMARVVEGHRRFLGFKKTIQLNRKFLVKLIDEYTEGLLTWDVFSSMVKAFHSTRMGSPKRRLVIPNKPKEEDYFYANPQECLQLLDEPLRVI, encoded by the exons ATGTGTAAAACGGACAAGTTTCTTTACCACAGGAAACTCTGGGAGATGAAAGTTAGGCTTTTAGGAGAGACCAAGGTTGAGAAACTTAGGAACTCCTTTGTCTCCAGGTCTCGTATGAGCCTGTGGATGATTCGTGCTGTTACCATATTGTTGCTCTGGAGCTGTTTCGTTCATTTGATGGCTTTGGGAGAGATGTGGGGGCCTAGATTGTTCAAAGGTTGGCCGTCTTGTTTCAGTCAACATGATCTGTCCACGGTTGAAGAGATGGGGTCTCTTCCTGCTAAGATCTCCCTTCCGCCTAAAA GGGTATATCAGAACAATGGTTATCTTATGGTTTCATGTAATGGAGGACTCAATCAAATGCGAGCAGCT ATATGCGATATGGTAACTGTTGCAAGATTCATGAATGTCACACTTATTGTGCCTGAGCTTGACAAGACCTCTTTTTGGAACGATCCAAGGTGTGTTTGTCATCACTTTAAGCTTCTTCTTGAgctctgtttttattttcctctcttaaatttgtttcttctttggGGCAGTGAGTTTAAAGACATATTCGATGTGGATCACTTCATAACTTCGTTAAGAGATGAAGTTCGTATACTAAAAGAGTTGCCTCCAAGGCTTAAGAAAAGAGTTGAGCTTGGAATGCACCACGAAATGCCTCCTATTAGTTGGTCAAACATGTCTTACTACCAAAACCAG ATTCTTCCACTGGTAAAGAAGCATAAGGTGCTACACCTTAACAAAACAGACTCACGGCTCGCTAATAATGGACTGCCTGTGGAGGTCCAGAAGCTGAGGTGCAGAGTGAATTTCAACGGGCTTAAGTTTACTCCTCAAATTGAAGAATTAGGTAGACGGGTAGTCAATATTCTGAGAGAGAAAGGTCCCTTTCTCGTCCTGCATCTCAGATACGAGATGGATATGTTAGCATTTTCCGGTTGCTCACATGGTTGCAAccctgaggaagaagaagaactaaCAAGAATGAG ATATGCTTATCCATGGTGGAAAGAGAAAGTCATAAACTCTGAGGTGAAGAGGAAAGAAGGCCTTTGTCCGTTAACTCCTGAGGAAACTGCTCTCACGCTGACTGCGTTAGGCATTGACCGTAACGTTCAACTTTACATAGCTGCTGGTGAAATCTACGGTGGTGAGAGGCGGATGAAGGCTTTAACAGACGCTTTTCCAAATGTG GTCCGGAAAGAAACATTACTTGATTCCTCTGATCTTGATTTTTGTCGGAACCATTCATCTCAAATGGCTGCACTTGATTACCTAGTGGCTGTTGAGAGCGATATATTTGTTCCAACTAATGATGGGAACATGGCAAGAGTCGTTGAAGGTCATCGCAG GTTCTTGGGATTTAAGAAGACAATTCAGCTGAATAGGAAGTTCCTAGTTAAGTTGATAGATGAATATACCGAAGGGTTGTTGACTTGGGATGTGTTCTCGTCCATGGTGAAGGCGTTTCACTCTACTCGAATGGGAAGCCCGAAGAGACGGTTAGTGATTCCCAATAAACCGAAGGAAGAAGACTACTTCTACGCCAACCCGCAAGAATGTCTGCAGCTGTTAGATGAACCATTGAGAGTCATTTGA